One window of Pseudomonas sp. FP198 genomic DNA carries:
- a CDS encoding TatD family hydrolase, with product MLVDSHCHLDRLDLAAHGGSLDAALDAARQRGVGHFLCIGVSADNAADVKVLADRYADVDCSVGIHPLDVQPDAAPALDWLLHELDHPRVVAIGETGLDYHYEPEAAEVQQASFRLHLEAARQTGKPVIIHTRGARADTLDLLRDAALPQAGVLHCFTEDWDMAKAALDMGYYISLSGIVTFRNADALRDVASKVPADRLLVETDSPYLAPIPYRGKPNLPQYVREVAEFLAMLRGESYERFAQQTTENFKRLFPLAHVGSPRA from the coding sequence ATGCTTGTAGATTCCCATTGTCACCTTGATCGCCTCGACCTTGCCGCCCATGGCGGTTCGCTGGACGCCGCGCTGGATGCCGCGCGCCAACGAGGCGTCGGGCATTTCCTGTGCATCGGCGTCAGCGCCGATAACGCCGCCGACGTCAAGGTCCTGGCCGACCGTTATGCGGATGTCGATTGTTCGGTGGGTATCCACCCGCTGGACGTACAGCCCGATGCCGCGCCGGCCCTGGACTGGCTGCTCCATGAACTCGACCATCCTCGGGTGGTGGCCATTGGCGAGACTGGCCTCGACTATCATTACGAGCCAGAGGCCGCCGAGGTGCAGCAGGCTTCGTTCCGCTTGCACCTGGAAGCAGCTCGTCAGACTGGCAAACCGGTAATCATCCACACCCGCGGTGCCCGCGCCGACACCCTGGACCTGCTGCGCGACGCGGCGTTGCCCCAGGCGGGCGTGTTGCATTGCTTCACCGAGGACTGGGACATGGCCAAGGCTGCGCTGGACATGGGTTACTACATCTCCCTGTCCGGTATTGTCACGTTTCGCAATGCCGATGCCCTGCGCGACGTCGCCAGCAAAGTGCCGGCCGATCGATTGCTGGTGGAGACCGATTCGCCGTACCTGGCGCCAATACCCTATCGCGGCAAGCCGAACCTTCCTCAGTATGTGCGCGAGGTCGCCGAGTTCCTGGCCATGTTGCGCGGTGAATCCTATGAGCGGTTCGCGCAGCAGACCACGGAAAACTTCAAGCGCCTGTTCCCCCTGGCGCATGTCGGTTCGCCGAGGGCCTGA
- a CDS encoding PilZ domain-containing protein, translating to MNEPVSPGPRNGILSLTIKDKSVLYAAYMPFIRNGGLFIPTNKNYRLGDEVFMLLSLMDEPEKIPVAGKVIWLTPKGAQGNRAAGVGVQFNEGDNSARNQIETHLAGTLKSDRPTHTM from the coding sequence ATGAACGAACCTGTCAGCCCCGGGCCACGCAATGGCATCCTGTCCCTGACCATCAAGGACAAGTCGGTGCTCTACGCCGCCTATATGCCCTTCATCAGGAATGGCGGCCTGTTTATCCCGACCAACAAGAATTATCGCCTGGGCGATGAGGTATTCATGCTGTTGAGCCTGATGGACGAACCGGAGAAAATCCCGGTCGCCGGCAAGGTGATCTGGCTCACCCCCAAAGGCGCCCAGGGCAACCGGGCGGCCGGGGTTGGCGTGCAGTTCAACGAAGGCGACAACTCGGCCCGCAATCAGATCGAAACCCACCTGGCCGGAACCCTCAAGTCCGACCGTCCTACCCATACGATGTAG
- a CDS encoding DNA polymerase III subunit delta', which produces MAEAYPWQDSLWQQLAGRAQHAHAYLLHGPAGIGKRALAERLMASLLCQAPVAAGACGECKSCLLLKAGSHPDNYVLEPEEADKAIKVDQVRDLVSFVVQTAQMGGRKVVLIEPVESMNINAANALLKSLEEPSGDTVLLLVSHQPSRLLPTIKSRCVQQACPLPSEAMSLRWLGQALPDSSDEERVELLTLAAGSPLAAVSLQAQGVREQRALVVDGVKKLLKQQQSPTQLAEGWNAIPLLLLFDWFCDWSSLILRYQLTEDEAGLGLADMRKVIQYLAQKSSQDKILNIQDWILAQRQKVLSKANLNRVLLLEALLVQWASLPGRN; this is translated from the coding sequence GTGGCTGAAGCCTATCCGTGGCAGGACAGCCTCTGGCAGCAATTGGCCGGGCGTGCCCAGCATGCCCATGCCTACCTGCTCCACGGTCCGGCCGGGATCGGCAAGCGCGCCCTGGCCGAACGCCTGATGGCGAGCCTGTTGTGCCAGGCCCCGGTGGCCGCGGGCGCCTGCGGCGAGTGCAAGTCCTGCCTGCTGCTCAAGGCCGGTAGCCATCCAGACAACTACGTGCTGGAGCCTGAAGAGGCGGACAAGGCGATCAAGGTCGACCAGGTCCGGGACCTGGTGAGTTTCGTTGTCCAGACCGCGCAGATGGGCGGGCGCAAGGTCGTGTTGATCGAACCGGTGGAGTCGATGAACATCAACGCGGCCAATGCCTTGCTCAAGAGTCTCGAAGAGCCTTCCGGGGATACCGTCCTGCTGTTGGTCAGCCACCAGCCGAGTCGGTTGTTGCCGACCATCAAGAGCCGTTGCGTGCAACAGGCTTGTCCGCTGCCCAGCGAGGCCATGAGCCTGCGGTGGCTGGGCCAGGCCTTGCCTGACAGCAGCGATGAGGAGCGTGTCGAGCTGCTGACCCTGGCCGCCGGTTCGCCACTCGCGGCCGTCAGCCTCCAGGCCCAGGGCGTGCGTGAGCAGCGGGCACTGGTCGTGGACGGCGTCAAGAAGCTGCTCAAGCAACAGCAGTCGCCGACGCAACTGGCCGAGGGCTGGAACGCCATTCCGTTGCTGCTGCTGTTTGACTGGTTCTGCGACTGGTCGAGCCTGATCCTGCGTTATCAGCTCACCGAGGACGAGGCAGGGCTGGGACTGGCGGACATGCGCAAGGTGATCCAGTACCTGGCGCAAAAAAGCAGCCAGGACAAAATCCTGAACATTCAGGACTGGATCCTTGCCCAACGCCAGAAGGTGCTGAGCAAGGCCAACCTCAATCGCGTCCTGTTGCTGGAGGCGCTGTTGGTGCAATGGGCAAGTTTGCCTGGTCGTAACTGA
- the tmk gene encoding dTMP kinase translates to MTGLFITLEGPEGAGKSTNREYLAERLRAEGIEVLLTREPGGTPLAERIREVLLAPLDEVMNPDTELLLVFAARAQHLAEVIRPALARGAVVLCDRFTDSTYAYQGGGRGLSLERIAVLETFVQADLRPDLTLVFDLPVDIGLARASARGRLDRFELEGQAFFNAVRNAFLERAQADPARYLLIDAAQPLAQVQQSLDGLLPRLLERARG, encoded by the coding sequence GTGACTGGCTTGTTTATAACCCTGGAAGGCCCCGAAGGCGCCGGCAAGAGCACCAACCGCGAATACCTCGCCGAACGTTTGCGGGCGGAAGGCATCGAGGTGCTGCTGACCCGTGAGCCGGGCGGCACGCCGCTGGCCGAGCGGATTCGCGAGGTGCTGCTGGCACCCCTTGATGAGGTCATGAACCCCGACACCGAGCTGTTGCTGGTTTTCGCCGCCCGGGCGCAACATCTGGCCGAGGTGATCCGCCCGGCGCTGGCCCGTGGTGCGGTGGTGCTGTGTGACCGCTTCACCGATTCGACCTATGCCTACCAGGGGGGCGGCCGGGGCTTGTCCCTTGAGCGTATCGCCGTGTTGGAAACCTTTGTCCAGGCGGACCTGCGGCCAGACCTGACCCTGGTGTTCGACCTGCCGGTGGACATCGGCCTGGCCCGCGCCAGCGCCCGGGGGCGGCTCGATCGCTTCGAGCTGGAAGGGCAGGCTTTCTTCAACGCCGTGCGCAACGCCTTCCTGGAGCGTGCCCAGGCTGATCCGGCGCGTTACCTGCTGATCGACGCCGCCCAACCGCTGGCACAGGTCCAGCAATCGCTGGATGGTCTGCTGCCGCGGCTACTGGAGCGTGCCCGTGGCTGA
- the mltG gene encoding endolytic transglycosylase MltG: protein MRRKFLLLLEVGLVLAGLLLGASAWKIHSALQQPLNITQEELLDVPSGTTPTGTLNRLEADGLIKDAFWLRVYWRFNLAGQPLHSGEYRLVPGMTMDGLIGVWKRGDVVQYSVTLVEGWNFRQVRAALAKDEKLQQTFAGLSDSQVMDRLGHSGIFPEGRFFPDTYRFVRGTSDADLLKKAYDRLEDVLAKEWAQRAADVPYTQPYQALIMASLIEKETGVPQERGQIAGVFVRRLRLGMLLQTDPTVIYGLGERYTGKLTRAHLKEPNPYNTYLVPGLPPTPIAMVGREAIHAALNPADGNSLYFVARGDGSHVFSDDLETHNNAVREYQLKRRADYRSSPAPVAPDDVAPIPAASPDTAPEAVPQVPPQEPAPQPAPEANASEPPSPQ from the coding sequence GTGAGACGTAAATTCTTGCTGCTGCTGGAAGTCGGACTGGTTCTGGCAGGGCTGTTGCTGGGCGCTTCGGCGTGGAAAATTCATTCGGCGCTGCAGCAGCCGTTGAACATCACCCAGGAAGAACTGCTTGACGTACCCAGCGGCACCACGCCGACCGGGACGCTCAATCGCCTGGAAGCCGATGGCCTGATCAAGGACGCGTTCTGGTTGCGGGTCTACTGGCGCTTCAACCTCGCCGGCCAGCCCCTGCACTCCGGCGAATACCGCCTGGTGCCAGGGATGACGATGGACGGCCTGATCGGTGTCTGGAAGCGTGGTGACGTGGTGCAGTACAGCGTCACGCTGGTGGAGGGCTGGAATTTCCGTCAGGTTCGCGCAGCGCTGGCCAAGGATGAGAAGCTCCAGCAGACCTTCGCCGGCCTGAGCGACAGTCAGGTGATGGACCGTCTTGGTCATTCCGGGATATTTCCCGAAGGCCGGTTCTTCCCGGATACCTATCGGTTCGTGCGCGGTACGTCGGATGCCGACCTGCTGAAGAAGGCCTACGATCGGCTGGAAGATGTCCTTGCCAAGGAGTGGGCGCAACGGGCCGCCGATGTGCCTTACACCCAGCCTTATCAGGCATTGATCATGGCTTCCCTGATCGAGAAGGAAACCGGCGTGCCCCAGGAGCGTGGCCAGATCGCCGGGGTGTTCGTGCGTCGCTTGCGCCTGGGCATGTTGTTGCAGACCGATCCCACCGTGATCTATGGCCTGGGGGAGCGCTACACCGGCAAGCTCACCCGCGCCCATCTGAAAGAACCGAATCCCTACAACACCTATCTGGTTCCAGGGCTGCCGCCGACGCCGATCGCGATGGTCGGGCGCGAGGCAATTCATGCGGCGTTGAACCCGGCGGACGGCAACAGCCTTTATTTCGTGGCCCGGGGCGATGGTAGCCATGTGTTCTCCGATGACCTGGAAACGCACAACAACGCGGTGCGCGAATACCAGCTCAAGCGCCGCGCCGATTATCGCTCCAGCCCGGCCCCGGTTGCACCGGACGATGTGGCGCCGATTCCCGCCGCTTCACCTGATACGGCGCCTGAAGCCGTGCCCCAGGTGCCGCCCCAGGAACCCGCGCCGCAACCCGCCCCCGAAGCGAATGCCAGCGAGCCGCCGAGCCCGCAATGA
- the pabC gene encoding aminodeoxychorismate lyase, giving the protein MESWVDGQPADALSLKDRGLAYGDGLFETIAVRDGKLVLLEGHLQRLASGCRRLAISVDQAVLKAELRAYAQQLGDGILKLIVTRGDSLRGYAANPSAQARRILQGSPPAAYPLAHAEQGVQLFPCVTRLSEQPLLAGLKHLNRLEQVLARAEWSDTGHAEGLMLDMSGRVIEGVFSNLFMVRDGALITADLSRCGVAGVMRGQLLFQAESDGIATQVTDIRLEQLHQADEVFVCNSVYGVWPVRGCGSARWSVGPLTRKLQTLARALLDA; this is encoded by the coding sequence ATGGAAAGCTGGGTCGACGGTCAGCCGGCTGACGCTCTGTCGCTGAAAGATCGCGGCCTGGCCTACGGTGATGGGTTGTTCGAAACCATCGCCGTGCGGGACGGCAAGCTCGTTCTGCTTGAAGGGCATCTGCAACGCCTCGCGTCGGGATGCCGACGGTTGGCAATCAGTGTCGATCAGGCGGTATTGAAGGCTGAACTGCGAGCCTATGCGCAGCAGCTTGGCGATGGCATCCTGAAACTGATCGTGACCCGTGGCGACAGCCTGCGGGGCTATGCCGCCAATCCTTCGGCCCAGGCCCGCCGCATCTTGCAGGGCAGCCCGCCGGCGGCCTATCCGCTGGCCCATGCCGAGCAAGGCGTTCAATTGTTCCCCTGCGTTACACGCCTGTCCGAGCAACCGTTGCTCGCCGGCCTCAAGCACCTCAATCGCCTTGAACAAGTGCTGGCCCGCGCCGAGTGGAGCGACACCGGACATGCCGAAGGCTTGATGCTGGATATGTCCGGGCGGGTGATCGAAGGCGTGTTCAGCAATCTGTTCATGGTGCGCGACGGAGCGCTGATCACAGCGGATCTGAGCCGTTGTGGTGTCGCCGGGGTGATGCGCGGGCAATTATTGTTTCAAGCCGAGTCTGATGGCATCGCTACTCAGGTCACCGATATCCGCCTCGAACAGCTGCACCAGGCCGACGAGGTCTTTGTCTGCAACAGCGTTTATGGCGTGTGGCCGGTACGCGGATGCGGTTCGGCGCGCTGGTCGGTTGGCCCGCTCACCCGTAAACTGCAGACCCTTGCCCGTGCGCTATTGGATGCTTGA
- the fabF gene encoding beta-ketoacyl-ACP synthase II, translated as MSRRRVVVTGMGMLSPLGTDVPSSWQGILAGRSGIGLIEHTDLSAYSTRFGGSVKGFNVEEYLSVKEARKLDLFIQYGLAAGFQAVRNAGLEVTDANRERIGVAMGSGIGGLTNIEETSRTLHDSGPRRISPFFVPGSIINMISGFLSIHLGAQGPNYAIATACTTGTHCIGMAARNIMYDEADVMIAGGAEMAACGLGMGGFGASRALSTRNDEPDRASRPWDKGRDGFVLSDGAGALVLEELEHAKARGATIYAELIGFGTSGDAFHMTSPPADGAGAARCITNALRDAKLNPGQVQYINAHGTSTPAGDLAEAQAIKTVFGDHAYKLAVSSTKSMTGHLLGAAGAVEAIFSVLAINSQVAPPTINLDEPDEGCDLDFVPHTARSMDIDVVLSNSFGFGGTNGSLVFRRFAG; from the coding sequence GTGTCGCGTAGACGCGTCGTAGTCACCGGTATGGGTATGTTGTCGCCACTGGGCACGGATGTGCCGAGCAGCTGGCAGGGCATTCTGGCTGGCCGTAGTGGCATTGGTCTGATCGAACACACCGACCTTTCTGCCTATTCCACCCGTTTTGGCGGCTCGGTAAAGGGTTTCAATGTCGAGGAATACCTGTCGGTCAAGGAAGCCCGCAAGCTTGACCTGTTCATTCAATACGGCCTGGCAGCCGGTTTCCAGGCGGTGCGCAATGCCGGGCTGGAAGTCACCGACGCCAACCGTGAGCGCATCGGCGTGGCCATGGGTTCGGGTATTGGCGGCTTGACCAATATCGAAGAAACCAGCCGTACGCTGCATGATTCCGGGCCGCGGCGTATTTCGCCGTTTTTCGTGCCGGGCTCGATCATCAATATGATTTCCGGTTTCCTGTCCATCCACCTTGGCGCACAGGGACCCAACTACGCTATCGCGACTGCCTGCACTACGGGCACCCACTGCATCGGCATGGCCGCGCGCAACATCATGTACGACGAAGCTGACGTGATGATTGCCGGTGGTGCGGAAATGGCCGCCTGCGGCCTCGGCATGGGCGGTTTCGGCGCGTCCCGTGCGCTGTCGACCCGCAACGATGAGCCGGACCGGGCCAGCCGCCCGTGGGACAAGGGTCGCGATGGTTTCGTACTGTCGGACGGCGCCGGTGCGCTGGTGCTCGAAGAACTTGAACACGCCAAGGCGCGTGGCGCGACCATCTATGCCGAACTGATCGGCTTCGGTACCAGCGGCGATGCGTTCCACATGACTTCGCCACCGGCCGATGGCGCCGGTGCGGCTCGTTGCATCACCAATGCCTTGCGCGACGCCAAGCTCAATCCAGGGCAGGTCCAGTACATCAACGCTCATGGTACGTCGACCCCGGCCGGCGATCTTGCCGAAGCCCAGGCCATCAAGACCGTGTTCGGCGACCACGCCTACAAACTGGCTGTCAGCTCGACCAAATCGATGACCGGCCACCTGTTGGGCGCAGCAGGTGCGGTGGAAGCGATCTTCAGCGTACTGGCGATCAACAGTCAGGTGGCGCCGCCGACCATCAACCTCGATGAGCCGGACGAGGGCTGCGACCTCGACTTCGTGCCGCATACCGCCCGCAGCATGGACATCGACGTCGTGTTGTCCAATTCCTTCGGCTTCGGCGGGACCAACGGCTCGCTGGTGTTTCGCCGGTTCGCCGGTTGA
- the acpP gene encoding acyl carrier protein, with protein sequence MSTIEERVKKIVAEQLGVKEEEVVNTASFVEDLGADSLDTVELVMALEEEFETEIPDEEAEKITTVQAAIDYVTSHQA encoded by the coding sequence ATGAGCACCATCGAAGAGCGCGTCAAGAAAATCGTTGCCGAGCAACTGGGCGTTAAAGAAGAAGAAGTTGTGAACACCGCTTCCTTCGTCGAAGACCTGGGTGCCGACTCCCTTGACACCGTTGAGCTGGTGATGGCTCTGGAAGAGGAATTCGAGACCGAGATTCCTGACGAAGAAGCTGAAAAGATCACTACTGTACAAGCTGCTATCGACTACGTTACCAGCCACCAGGCGTAA
- the fabG gene encoding 3-oxoacyl-ACP reductase FabG — MSLQGKVALVTGASRGIGQAIALELGRQGAIVIGTATSASGAERIAATLKENGIQGTGLELNVTSDESVAAVLASIQEQFGAPAILVNNAGITRDNLMMRMKDDEWFDVVDTNLNSLYRLSKGVLRGMTKARWGRIISIGSVVGAMGNAGQVNYAAAKAGLEGFSRALAREVGSRSITVNSVAPGFIDTDMTRELPEAQREALLTQIPLGRLGQAQEIASVVAFLASDGAAYVTGATIPVNGGMYMS; from the coding sequence ATGAGTCTGCAAGGTAAAGTTGCACTGGTGACCGGTGCAAGCCGCGGCATCGGCCAGGCTATCGCACTGGAACTGGGTCGCCAAGGCGCCATTGTCATCGGCACCGCGACTTCCGCTTCAGGCGCCGAGCGTATCGCCGCGACCTTGAAGGAAAACGGTATCCAAGGCACCGGCCTTGAGCTGAATGTCACCAGCGACGAATCGGTTGCGGCGGTTCTGGCAAGCATCCAGGAGCAGTTCGGCGCTCCGGCGATCCTGGTCAATAATGCCGGCATCACTCGCGATAACCTGATGATGCGCATGAAAGATGACGAATGGTTCGATGTGGTCGATACCAACTTGAACAGCCTGTATCGGCTGTCCAAGGGCGTTCTGCGTGGCATGACCAAGGCCCGTTGGGGCCGAATTATCAGTATCGGCTCGGTTGTGGGTGCCATGGGCAACGCTGGCCAAGTAAACTATGCTGCGGCTAAAGCCGGCCTGGAAGGTTTCAGCCGTGCGCTGGCACGGGAAGTCGGTTCGCGCTCGATTACGGTAAACTCGGTTGCACCGGGTTTCATCGACACCGACATGACCCGCGAACTGCCGGAAGCACAGCGTGAAGCTTTGTTGACACAGATTCCGCTGGGCCGTCTGGGGCAAGCTCAAGAAATCGCGTCCGTGGTCGCTTTTCTTGCTTCGGACGGTGCGGCATACGTGACTGGGGCTACAATCCCGGTAAACGGCGGGATGTACATGAGTTAA